A window of Castanea sativa cultivar Marrone di Chiusa Pesio chromosome 1, ASM4071231v1 contains these coding sequences:
- the LOC142627703 gene encoding uncharacterized protein LOC142627703 — protein sequence MTTNMSECFNGVLKGARGLPIYALVDYIWCKLVTYFNDRRTKILGDIEHGQEFNKHAMEKYEANYEKWTRHYVRPFNQQNGVYQVCTTHNPHSSDGGDHSHEVRLLENTCTCGKWEIYKIPCPHVIAVCIREHVNAMRYIDPCYTLQQRFATYSHEFCVPKDKSLWREVVGPKLYPDPEILRDKGRPMSTRIRNEMDWRESQPKPKCGVCHEESHNCRRCPNVIRTSTSSHVPN from the coding sequence ATGACTACCAATATGTCTGAGTGTTTCAATGGAGTTCTAAAAGGTGCACGTGGACTACCCATATATGCATTGGTTGACTACATTTGGTGCAAACTTGTCACCTATTTCAATGATCGGCGCACTAAAATATTGGGTGATATTGAACATGGTCAGGAGTTCAACAAGCATGCCATGGAGAAATATGAAGCAAATTACGAAAAATGGACAAGACACTATGTAAGGCCATTTAACCAGCAGAACGGTGTATATCAGGTTTGCACAACACATAATCCACATAGCTCTGATGGGGGAGACCATAGTCATGAAGTAAGATTGCTGGAGAACACATGTACTTGTGGCAAATGGGAAATCTATAAGATCCCTTGTCCACATGTGATTGCAGTTTGTATCAGGGAACATGTCAATGCAATGAGatatattgacccatgttataCTTTACAACAGCGATTTGCCACTTATTCACATGAGTTTTGTGTGCCCAAGGATAAGTCATTATGGCGGGAGGTTGTCGGCCCAAAGTTGTACCCTGACCCTGAAATATTGCGAGACAAAGGTCGACCTATGTCAAcaagaataagaaatgagatgGATTGGAGGGAGAGTCAGCCCAAGCCGAAATGTGGAGTGTGTCATGAAGAGAGCCATAACTGCAGGAGATGTCCAAATGTGATTCGCACATCAACAAGCAGCCATGTTCCGAACTAA